TATCGCGCGTACAAAAATCGGCTCATCTGCATCGAACATAAGCGTTTATTTTTGGCCCATTCCGTACAACCCTGTTCGAACTCACATTTCTCTTTCCGCCAAATATACGTATGTTTCTCTCACAAAAAACATCCAAGGAAGAAAATGTGTGTATAGTTCGGGCATTTGACCACTGGGGGGCGGTAATTCGTAGAGCGTATTTTTTATGCTCTTCCGCGATCTCCTTGCTCATCTCTGTCCAAAATAAAACTAATTTGTGTTTCATTTGGCATAAATGCAAAATTTAAAATAGAGTCCTGTCctgttaatgtaatttgattttttcctattaatattatgtaatattaagtaAATGCGGAGGATGAATTAGAGCATGCAAGGAAAACTAAAGGAATGAAACTAAATTACAGAGGTTTCTTCGATCAGTCACTAATAATTTTGAGCGCaacataattgaaataaatttttatatcatGCTGTtcatatgtaatatttaattagTATCTCAATATTATTAGTATCAATATAAGTTACAATGTCATCTTACACAATTTAACACGAAGTACATAATATTTTTTCCCAATGCGATATATTtcgtatatatacaattacatatcatagattatatattatattgaaaattatatttaatgtgAATTATTGTGTATTTCTCTAAATgtattaaataaactaatttcTTAAAAGGAATATGTACAAGCTagtattatatatttcatacaTGTGTATAACTTAAATTTATAACTAAGGCATATGTAACGTgaatataatgtgtatagtaaaTGTAATGCAATGAAtctaataaatgtaataaagaaGGATATAAACAAAGAGTATAAAACGAAAGGCATATAACAAAGGCATATGAAAACTTCATACtcaattttattgtattttatctttatgattattaattttattatattgcaAAAACATATAGTAATAAACCACCCAAGAATAAGTTACTCCTATGGCGCAATATAATGAAGTAAGAGCTAGAGGCAAAAACGGTAATTTTTCACCAAATATTAATTTGTGTACAATGGTTTCATACACTGTTAATACCGGCAAattaatcatatatatatattcgtaaaaataaagaaagtttACATTGAACTTTCGAGAGAAAGCTAGAAAACCTGCACTCATAAATACCAAAAGTACCAAAATCTTTAATGGAGTTAAATTACTTGGATAAAGTAAGGGTAAAAGAGCAGTGTGTCCTGCACTGCTTAAAATTAGATAAATTCTAGCATCATTCTTATCAGTTGCTGCTAGTACACTAAAATATACATAAGAATTAATTGAttatgtttaattaatttcatttcctttttcatttacTTACCACAGTGGTATAATAGCAGTTAAAATAGCTTTCTCATGTACATGCCAACCAAACATGAAAGAACACAAAACACAGAGAACTAAACATCGTACAAACTGCTTTTTATTCATATACTCTTTTTTACATAATAAGCAGTATAATGCAGGCTGTAATATATGCaatacttttatttattaataatattatcaaCAATTGAAAAGCTTATTACTCACCATCATAGTGAAAATAGTTAATAGAAATGTTACAATTGGCGTAGGAGTTGGTAGAACTAAAAATGATTGTTCTTGCACTAAACCACCAGTCATGACTgctgatcttgtaatttttaaccATCCTAATTGCTTTAAAATTAAAGATGCTATTTTATCTATACCTATATACAATGCCCAAGCATTTGCTGCCCAGTATGCATGTACTAAACCCCTTTTGAATGGAAAGAGTCTTGAAATTACCTAAAATAATCATAATTACTTAAGGAGAAAGAATATGATTTAACATTGTTATTTACCTGAGGCAACTGTAAGGCAAATGGGCcaaaagaaattattaaagtaataataacTATGCTTCCAAGCATATACAAACGTCTAAAGAATGAACCTCCATTCATGCAATATGATCTCAGTAGCCAGACTAGAAATG
This genomic stretch from Bombus affinis isolate iyBomAffi1 chromosome 16, iyBomAffi1.2, whole genome shotgun sequence harbors:
- the LOC126925756 gene encoding probable dolichyl pyrophosphate Glc1Man9GlcNAc2 alpha-1,3-glucosyltransferase isoform X2, which encodes MMDISSNKNVFAPKKVQKMNSTLEEWDANKIVFRVLLLVSCLKVLLMPTYHSTDFEVHRNWLAMTHSLPFKEWYMNANSQWTLDYPPLFAWFEYFLSHIARLIDHNMLKVENLNYASSNTILFQRGTVIFLDLVYAYGVKEVGKVFCTSFDEYVIFIVFSLCNMGLLLVDHVHFQYNGFLLGILLLAIANVSKINKQAILFGTLWFALLLNLKHIYLYVAPAFLVWLLRSYCMNGGSFFRRLYMLGSIVIITLIISFGPFALQLPQVISRLFPFKRGLVHAYWAANAWALYIGIDKIASLILKQLGWLKITRSAVMTGGLVQEQSFLVLPTPTPIVTFLLTIFTMMPALYCLLCKKEYMNKKQFVRCLVLCVLCSFMFGWHVHEKAILTAIIPLCVLAATDKNDARIYLILSSAGHTALLPLLYPSNLTPLKILVLLVFMSAGFLAFSRKFNVNFLYFYEYIYMINLPVLTVYETIVHKLIFGEKLPFLPLALTSLYCAIGVTYSWVVYYYMFLQYNKINNHKDKIQ
- the LOC126925756 gene encoding probable dolichyl pyrophosphate Glc1Man9GlcNAc2 alpha-1,3-glucosyltransferase isoform X1, with the protein product MMDISSNKNVFAPKKVQKMNSTLEEWDANKIVFRVLLLVSCLKVLLMPTYHSTDFEVHRNWLAMTHSLPFKEWYMNANSQWTLDYPPLFAWFEYFLSHIARLIDHNMLKVENLNYASSNTILFQRGTVIFLDLVYAYGVKEVGKVFCTSFDEYVIFIVFSLCNMGLLLVDHVHFQYNGFLLGILLLAIANVSKINKQKAILFGTLWFALLLNLKHIYLYVAPAFLVWLLRSYCMNGGSFFRRLYMLGSIVIITLIISFGPFALQLPQVISRLFPFKRGLVHAYWAANAWALYIGIDKIASLILKQLGWLKITRSAVMTGGLVQEQSFLVLPTPTPIVTFLLTIFTMMPALYCLLCKKEYMNKKQFVRCLVLCVLCSFMFGWHVHEKAILTAIIPLCVLAATDKNDARIYLILSSAGHTALLPLLYPSNLTPLKILVLLVFMSAGFLAFSRKFNVNFLYFYEYIYMINLPVLTVYETIVHKLIFGEKLPFLPLALTSLYCAIGVTYSWVVYYYMFLQYNKINNHKDKIQ
- the LOC126925756 gene encoding probable dolichyl pyrophosphate Glc1Man9GlcNAc2 alpha-1,3-glucosyltransferase isoform X3; this encodes MTHSLPFKEWYMNANSQWTLDYPPLFAWFEYFLSHIARLIDHNMLKVENLNYASSNTILFQRGTVIFLDLVYAYGVKEVGKVFCTSFDEYVIFIVFSLCNMGLLLVDHVHFQYNGFLLGILLLAIANVSKINKQKAILFGTLWFALLLNLKHIYLYVAPAFLVWLLRSYCMNGGSFFRRLYMLGSIVIITLIISFGPFALQLPQVISRLFPFKRGLVHAYWAANAWALYIGIDKIASLILKQLGWLKITRSAVMTGGLVQEQSFLVLPTPTPIVTFLLTIFTMMPALYCLLCKKEYMNKKQFVRCLVLCVLCSFMFGWHVHEKAILTAIIPLCVLAATDKNDARIYLILSSAGHTALLPLLYPSNLTPLKILVLLVFMSAGFLAFSRKFNVNFLYFYEYIYMINLPVLTVYETIVHKLIFGEKLPFLPLALTSLYCAIGVTYSWVVYYYMFLQYNKINNHKDKIQ